A window of the Tiliqua scincoides isolate rTilSci1 chromosome 5, rTilSci1.hap2, whole genome shotgun sequence genome harbors these coding sequences:
- the ORMDL3 gene encoding ORM1-like protein 3: MNVGTAHSEVNPNTRVMNSRGIWLSYVLGIGLLHVVLLSIPFFSVPVVWTLTNLIHNMSMYIFLHTVKGTPFETPDQGKARLLTHWEQMDYGVQFTASRKFLTITPIILYFLTSFYTKYDRIHFIINTISLMSVLIPKLPQLHGVRIFGINKY, translated from the exons ATGAATGTGGGCACAGCTCACAGTGAAGTGAACCCCAATACCCGGGTCATGAACAGCCGGGGCATCTGGCTGTCTTATGTCTTGGGAATTGGCCTGCTGCACGTGGTCCTTCTCAGCATCCCCTTCTTCAGTGTCCCGGTGGTCTGGACTCTCACCAACCTCATTCACAACATG AGCATGTATATTTTCTTACACACCGTGAAAGGAACGCCATTTGAGACTCCAGATCAGGGGAAGGCCCGGCTACTCACTCACTGGGAGCAGATGGACTATGGGGTGCAGTTCACTGCTTCCCGCAAGTTCCTGACCATCACACCAATTATACT TTACTTCCTTACCAGCTTCTACACTAAATACGACCGGATACACTTCATCATCAACACAATCTCCTTGATGAGCGTCTTGATCCCCAAACTGCCCCAACTGCATGGAGTTCGCATCTTTGGGATCAATAAGTACTGA